From Scomber scombrus chromosome 9, fScoSco1.1, whole genome shotgun sequence, one genomic window encodes:
- the p2ry4 gene encoding P2Y purinoceptor 4 has protein sequence MEMVISSSPSKHNQSAVFTSIFNSSCYFDEEFKYILLPVSYSLVFVVGFVLNAMALWMFIKMRPWNPSTVYMFHLALSDFLYVLSLPTLIYYYANRSHWPFGVAACKIVRFLFYANLYCSILLLTCISVHRYLGICHPIKALTLVKSRHAHLVCGLVWAVVTVCLVPNLIFVTISTRDNYTLCHDTTSQNAFRRYVDYSSVVMVLLFVIPFLVIMVSYCLMARALCQKRPVSTSRQGAASRQKSIKLIIVVLVVFAVSFVPFHITRTAYYITRVLNLPCDLLNIVNFTYKITRPLASINSCIDPILYFLAGDHYRSKMISVLTRKRQTTSSQTLEEAQIQPNNNTGIALVYKNTKAREKDER, from the coding sequence ATGGAAATGGTCATCAGCAGCAGCCCCAGCAAACACAACCAGTCAGCCGTGTTCACTTCAATATTCAATTCTAGCTGTTACTTTGATGAGGAGTTTAAATACATCCTGCTGCCTGTATCGTACAGTCTGGTGTTTGTGGTGGGCTTCGTGCTGAATGCTATGGCTTTATGGATGTTCATCAAGATGCGTCCATGGAACCCCAGCACAGTGTACATGTTCCACCTTGCCTTGTCAGACTTCCTGTATGTTCTCTCCCTGCCTACCCTCATTTATTACTATGCCAATCGCAGTCATTGGCCCTTTGGTGTAGCTGCCTGCAAAATAGTGCGCTTTCTGTTCTATGCCAACCTCTACTGCAgtatcctcctcctcacctgcaTCAGTGTGCACCGTTACCTTGGAATCTGCCACCCCATCAAGGCGCTGACCCTGGTGAAGTCCCGCCATGCCCACTTGGTGTGCGGCCTGGTGTGGGCCGTGGTGACCGTGTGTCTGGTGCCGAACCTCATCTTCGTCACCATATCCACGAGGGACAACTACACCTTGTGCCACGACACAACCAGTCAGAATGCTTTCCGGAGGTATGTGGACTACAGCTCTGTCGTCATGGTGCTGCTATTTGTCATCCCTTTCCTGGTCATCATGGTGTCTTACTGCCTGATGGCGCGGGCCTTGTGCCAGAAAAGACCGGTGTCTACCAGCAGGCAAGGCGCCGCCTCACGTCAGAAGTCCATCAAGCTCATCATagtggtgttggtggtgtttGCTGTGAGCTTCGTCCCATTTCACATCACACGGACCGCCTACTACATCACCCGCGTTCTGAATCTGCCATGTGATTTACTCAACATTGTCAACTTTACTTACAAGATCACCAGGCCGCTGGCGAGCATTAACAGCTGCATTGACCCGATTTTGTATTTCCTGGCTGGAGATCACTACCGCTCTAAAATGATCTCTGTTCTGACAAGAAAAAGACAGACGACAAGCAGCCAAACACTTGAAGAGGCACAAATACAACCGAACAACAACACTGGCATTGCTCTGgtctacaaaaacacaaaagccaGAGAAAAGGATGAGAGATGA